The sequence ATCGCATTCTCTGCTCCAATTGCTGTTTTTGTTTCAGTATTCTTGATTTATCCACTGGGTCAATCTGGTTGGTTCTTTGCACCTAGTTTTGGCGTAGCAGCCATATTTCgattcatcctcttcttccaagGGTTTCATAATTGGACGTTGAACCCATTTCATATGATGGGAGTTGCCGGAGTATTAGGCGCTGCTCTGCTATGCGCTATTCATGGTGCTACCGTAGAAAATACTTTATTCGAAGATGGTGACGGTGCAAATACATTTCGTGCTTTTAACCCAACTCAAGCCGAAGAGACTTATTCAATGGTCACTGCTAACCGTTTTTGGTCCCAAATCTTTGGGGTTGCTTTTTCCAATAAACGTTGGTTACATTTCTTTATGCTATTTGTACCCGTAACTGGTTTATGGATGAGTGCTATTGGGGTAGTCGGTCTGGCTCTGAATCTACGTGCCTATGACTTCGTTTCCCAAGAAATCCGTGCAGCGGAAGATCCTGAATTTGAGACTTTCTACAccaaaaatattctcttaaacgaaGGTATTCGTGCTTGGATGGCGGCTCAGGATCAGCCTCATGAAAACCTTATATTCCCTGAGGAGGTTCTACCACGTGGAAACGCTCTTTAATGGAACTTTAGCTTTAGCTGGTCGTGACCAAGAAACCACCGGTTTCGCTTGGTGGGCCGGGAATGCCAGACTTATAAATTTGTCCGGTAAACTACTTGGAGCTCACGTAGCCCATGCCGGATTAATCGTATTCTGGGCCGGGGCAATGAACCTATTTGAAGTGGCTCATTTCGTACCAGAGAAACCCATGTATGAACAAGGATTGATTTTACTTCCGCACCTAGCTACTCTAGGTTGGGGGGTAGGTCCGGGGGGAGAGGTTATGGACACCTTTCCATACTTTGTATCTGGAGTACTTCACTTAATTTCCTCTGCAGTCTTAGGCTTTGGTGGTATTTATCATGCGCTTCTTGGACCCGAGACTCTTGAAGAATCTTTTCCATTCTTCGGTTATGTATGGAAAGATAGAAATAAAATGACTACCATTTTGGGTATTCACTTAATTTTGTTAGGTCTAGGTGCTTTTCTTCTAGTACTCAAGGCTGTTTATTTTGGGGGCATATATGATACCTGGGCCCCTGGGGGGGGAGATGTAAGAAAAATTACCAACTTGACCCTTAGCCCAAGTGTCATATTTGGTTATTTACTAAAATCTCCTTTTGGGGGAGAAGGATGGATTGTTAGTGTGGACGATTTAGAAGATATAATTGGGGGACATGTATGGTTAGGTTCCATTTGTATACTTGGTGGAATTTGGCATATCTTAACCAAACCTTTTGCATGGGCTCGCCGTGCATTTGTATGGTCTGGAGAGGCTTACTTGTCTTATAGTTTAGGTGCTTTATCTGTCTTTGGTTTTATCGCTTGTTGTTTTGTCTGGTTTAATAATACCGCTTATCCTAGTGAGTTTTACGGACCTACCGGGCCAGAAGCTTCTCAAGCTCAAGCATTTACCTTTCTAGTCAGAGACCAACGTCTTGGAGCTAACGTGGGATCCGCTCAAGGACCTACTGGTTTAGGTAAATATCTAATGCGTTCCCCGACTGGAGAGATTATTTTTGGAGGAGAAACTATGCGTTTTTGGGATCTTCGTGCTCCCTGGTTAGAACCTCTAAGGGGTCCCAATGGTTTGGACTTGAGTAGGCTGAAAAAAGACATACAACCTTGGCAAGAACGACGTTCGGCAGAATATATGACTCATGCTCCTTTAGGTTCTTTAAATTCCGTGGGTGGCGTAGCTACCGAGATCAATGCAGTCAATTATGTCTCTCCTAGAAGTTGGTTGGCGACCTCCCATTTTGTTCTAGGATTCTTCTTTTTTGTGGGGCATTTGTGGCATGCGGGAAGGGCCCGTGCAGCTGCAGCAGGCTTTGAAAAAGGAATCGATCGTGATTTGGAACCTGTTCTTTCCATGACCCCTCTTAGTtgagattttcttctttttctttttatatctattctatttttttcctGTTCTGGCTCGGCTATTCTACCTAGCCGGGCCATTCCTTTTTATGAAAGATAACGGGCCAAATgaataaagaaacaaatttattcaacaagcaaaaaaaggagagagagggattcgaaccctcgatAGTTCTTTGTTTAGACTATACCGGTTTTCAAGACCGGAGCTATCAAccactcagccatctctccccgagacaatttctattttattcctACAAATGGAATATGACTATATGAGATGATACACTAACTATCTGTAGAAACATCCCAGATGCAAATCCATATTTCGATGTATCTATCTGTAGattgtatacatagatatatgcatGATCCAGTATTTCTGCTTGTGAAGTAAATACTAAACTCCCCTCGACTCCATGTCCGAATAAAATAAAGCGGTAAGGTAATAAGTTCTAAAGAATCAATTGATTCATGGTCAAATCCctacatgatgcattttattacaATTTTTACTAAGCGAGGGATCAAATGGTATAGTTCATTTGTTGGTAGCTTGGAGGATTACAAACATGACTATTGCTTTCCAATTAGCTGTTTTTGCATTAATTGCGACTTCATCAGTCTTACTGATTAGTGTACccgttgtatttgcttcttctgatggttggtcaagtaataaaaatattgtattttccggtacatcattatggattggattagtctttctggtagctatccttaattctctcatctcttgaacttattttgtatttccccgatccaaaaactccattccttctaccttctacttctaataaatttaataattcggattgtgagacacattaagattcaatctgagttccaaaaaaaattatatttcattcttgTATCTGAATATTTGGCCCTGTACATATGATCCAGAcgcatatatgatatatgatatatgtcaTATATGTGTGGACATATGCGTGCGTATCAGGAACGCAGAAAATGCGGATATGGTCGAATGGTAAAATTTCTCTTTGCCAAGGAGAAgatgcgggttcgattcccgctatccgcccacggtgaagtaatgtattatgataagataagagataaaatccaaaattaaattcgaactactaatgctaactaccccccctaatgctaactacccccccccaaaaaaatagttattaattagaattacacctaaaaagatctttttttttttacaaaaaaatgttGCGGAGACAGGATTTGAACCCGTGACCTCAAGGTTATGAGCCTTGCGAGCTACCAAACTGCTCTACTCCGCGCTGAAGAACCGGGAACTTATGTACGAAGAAAGATTGGATACGCCCCTCTACCATATCCGTACAAATAGAATAGTCTATTTATACAGAATGGTAAAGAGGGCTCCTCTATCTTCTATGATAATagatcatagagattcatacaaaagatcatagagattcatacaaatacgaAAGGATATTTTTCTCTTTACCAACTTGATCTTATTGCGCCCGGTAACAAACATGCATGAAACATTTCTCGAAGTATGTGTCCGGATAGCCCAAAGTCTCGATAGTTAGCTCTAGGTCTTCCAGTCAAAAAACAACGTCGATGGAGACGTATAGGTGCACTATTACGTGGTGGGGATTGCAATTTTCCATGAATTTCCCATTTTTCACTCAATGATGGAACtttgcttatttttttttttgaggatcgACGAATCAAATGATATTTCTGTTCCAATTTCTGCCGCTTCTTCTCCCTCTGAATCAAACTTTTTCTTGCCATAATATAATGTTCAGTTCCTATTATTATCAATGATACAGTTCGGATCCTAGATGTAAAAATATAAGAAGGTAGATCCTCCCTCTCCATCGAAACAAATGAGATTGTTGCTGATAcagtacataaaaaaaataataaataactaaatt is a genomic window of Musa acuminata AAA Group cultivar baxijiao unplaced genomic scaffold, Cavendish_Baxijiao_AAA HiC_scaffold_871, whole genome shotgun sequence containing:
- the LOC135664681 gene encoding LOW QUALITY PROTEIN: photosystem II CP43 reaction center protein-like (The sequence of the model RefSeq protein was modified relative to this genomic sequence to represent the inferred CDS: deleted 1 base in 1 codon): MTITLGKFTKEENDLFDIMDDWLRRDRFVFVGWSGLLLFPCAYFALGGWFTGTTFVTSWYTHGLASSYLEGCNFLTAAVSTPANSLAHSLLLLWGPEAQGDFTRWCQLGGLWTFVALHGAFALIGFMLRQFELARSVQLRPYNAIAFSAPIAVFVSVFLIYPLGQSGWFFAPSFGVAAIFRFILFFQGFHNWTLNPFHMMGVAGVLGAALLCAIHGATVENTLFEDGDGANTFRAFNPTQAEETYSMVTANRFWSQIFGVAFSNKRWLHFFMLFVPVTGLWMSAIGVVGLALNLRAYDFVSQEIRAAEDPEFETFYTKNILLNEGIRAWMAAQDQPHENLIFPEEVLPRGNLFNGTLALAGRDQETTGFAWWAGNARLINLSGKLLGAHVAHAGLIVFWAGAMNLFEVAHFVPEKPMYEQGLILLPHLATLGWGVGPGGEVMDTFPYFVSGVLHLISSAVLGFGGIYHALLGPETLEESFPFFGYVWKDRNKMTTILGIHLILLGLGAFLLVLKAVYFGGIYDTWAPGGGDVRKITNLTLSPSVIFGYLLKSPFGGEGWIVSVDDLEDIIGGHVWLGSICILGGIWHILTKPFAWARRAFVWSGEAYLSYSLGALSVFGFIACCFVWFNNTAYPSEFYGPTGPEASQAQAFTFLVRDQRLGANVGSAQGPTGLGKYLMRSPTGEIIFGGETMRFWDLRAPWLEPLRGPNGLDLSRLKKDIQPWQERRSAEYMTHAPLGSLNSVGGVATEINAVNYVSPRSWLATSHFVLGFFFFVGHLWHAGRARAAAAGFEKGIDRDLEPVLSMTPLS